A genomic window from Solanum stenotomum isolate F172 chromosome 10, ASM1918654v1, whole genome shotgun sequence includes:
- the LOC125843050 gene encoding pollen receptor-like kinase 4: MASSARNHRCLLFCFVTTIMITSSYGQESVPTLLLKFKSSLENATSSSSLGNWNSSVPLCTGNNSNWNGLLCFNGKFYGFRLESMGLSGNLDIDTLSQLTNLLTISIMNNNFEGPFPNVKKIGGRLRGVFLSNNRFSGELPDDAFSGMKSIRRILMANNEFTGKIPTSLLGIPKLVELQIQNNKFNGTIPAFSQKDFQINAANNRLEGPIPSQLSSQSATSFAGNLGLCGKPMSPCPPSM, translated from the exons ATGGCTTCTTCAGCAAGAAACCATCGGTGCTTGTTGTTTTGTTTCGTGACGACGATCATGATAACTTCGTCTTACGGTCAAGAGTCTGTACCAACTCTCCTCCTTAAATTCAAATCATCGCTCGAAAACGCCACGTCATCATCATCACTCGGAAACTGGAATTCATCGGTGCCGCTTTGCACCGGCAACAATTCAAATTGGAACGGATTGCTTTGCTTCAACGGAAAATTCTACGGTTTCCGTCTCGAATCGATGGGATTATCGGGGAATCTCGATATCGATACGCTTTCTCAGTTGACTAATTTGCTTACTATAAGTattatgaataataattttgaaggTCCGTTTCCGAACGTGAAGAAAATCGGAGGTCGATTGAGAGGTGTGTTTTTGTCGAATAATCGATTTTCCGGTGAGTTGCCGGACGATGCTTTCTCCGGAATGAAGTCGATAAGGAGAATTTTAATGGCGAATAATGAGTTTACGGGGAAGATTCCAACGTCGTTATTGGGTATTCCGAAACTTGTTGAGCTGCAGATACAAAATAACAAATTCAATGGAACAATACCGGCGTTTAGTCAGAAGGATTTTCAAATAAATGCTGCAAATAATAGACTTGAAGGTCCAATACCATCTCAGCTTAGCAGCCAAAGTGCAACCTCGTTTGCAG GAAATTTGGGCCTATGTGGGAAGCCGATGTCACCATGTCCACCTTCGatgtag